TGGCGGTCCGGTGTATGGGGAAATAATGAGCGCCCAACCCACCGCCACCCCTGCCGACAGCCGCCGTGACGAGGTTGTTCAGGCTACCTGTGCCGTGATCGCCCGCGAAGGGCTCGACCGCGCTTCGATGCGCGCGATCGCGCAGGAGCTCGGCAGCACCACCGGGGTGCTCACCCACTATTTCCGCGACAAGAACGATCTGCTCGGCTTCGTTCTCAAGGCGATCATCGCCAAGTTGGAACTCGACCGGATCGACCCGAGCAGCGTCGAGGCGTCGCTGGAAGACGTGCGCAATCTGCTCGGCCGCTATCTTCCGGGGTCGGCGGACAATGAACTGTGGTGGCGGGTGTGGCTCGCCTTCACCGTTGCCGCGCTGTCGGACGGCAA
This portion of the Sphingobium sp. genome encodes:
- a CDS encoding TetR/AcrR family transcriptional regulator, which codes for MSAQPTATPADSRRDEVVQATCAVIAREGLDRASMRAIAQELGSTTGVLTHYFRDKNDLLGFVLKAIIAKLELDRIDPSSVEASLEDVRNLLGRYLPGSADNELWWRVWLAFTVAALSDGKQAEQHRSLYAQMRSMWTALLTAMQVRGEVAAELNPAIEADVILCIVDGVGIQALISPELYSHDYQMAIVEAALARLAPR